In Xanthomonas fragariae, the genomic window TCCAGCTGCTTGCGCGTCACTTTGCCCACCTTGTCAGTGTTGGGGCGCTTGGAGCCGGAAGCGATACCTGCTGCCTTCTTGAGCAACACGCTGGCAGGGGTGCTCTTGATAATGAAGGTGAAGGTACGGTCGGAATAGGCGGTAATGATCACCGGCGTCGGCAGACCCGGCTCCAGCTTCTGCGTGGCGGCATTGAACGCCTTGCAGAACTCCATGATGTTCAGACCGCGCTGACCCAGTGCAGGGCCGACCGGCGGCGCAGGATTGGCTTGGCCGGCCTTGACTTGTAAATTGATGTAGCCAACTACTTTCTTAGCCATTTCGATACTCTCCGGGTGCTAGCGCCTTAACTGCAGGCTCCCCATCGGACCGGGAAATCACGCGTCCCGGCTTCACGTTTTTGACCACACGCATATGGCCACCATGCGGCAGCCATTGTTTCCTTGCGATTTACCAAATCAATCAGCCGGGCACTATAACAGTATTTGGTACGGGCGCCTAGGCGGCACCCGACCTAGGTCAGCCCTTCTCGACCTGACCGAATTCGAGCTCCACCGGCGTGGAACGGCCAAAGATGAGCACGGCAACCCGCAGCCGGTTCTTCTCGTAATTGACTTCTTCCACTACGCCATTGAAGTCGTTGAACGGACCATCGGTGACACGCACCATCTGACCTGGCTCGAACAACACCTTTGGACGCGGCTTCTCAACGCCGT contains:
- the rplK gene encoding 50S ribosomal protein L11 is translated as MAKKVVGYINLQVKAGQANPAPPVGPALGQRGLNIMEFCKAFNAATQKLEPGLPTPVIITAYSDRTFTFIIKSTPASVLLKKAAGIASGSKRPNTDKVGKVTRKQLEEIVKVKEADLTAAEMEAAVRTIAGTARSMGLTVEG